A stretch of Rhodoferax potami DNA encodes these proteins:
- a CDS encoding DUF2147 domain-containing protein, with product MIRTSLVIALGLTATAAMAQMSPVGLWRQVDDKTGQAKSEIRIVEEGGVFTARIEKRLDPAAKPEDKCDECKDDRKGKPIVGLEIIRGVKKVEGKEVWDGGKILDPAEGKEYNARLTPIEGGKKLEMRGSIAFFGRTQTWTRIQ from the coding sequence ATGATTCGCACATCGCTCGTAATTGCTCTCGGCCTGACTGCTACAGCCGCTATGGCCCAAATGAGCCCCGTGGGCTTGTGGCGCCAAGTGGACGATAAGACCGGCCAGGCCAAGTCGGAAATCCGCATCGTCGAGGAAGGCGGTGTCTTCACCGCCCGCATCGAGAAGCGGCTTGACCCTGCGGCAAAGCCCGAAGACAAGTGCGACGAGTGCAAAGATGACCGTAAAGGCAAGCCCATCGTCGGGCTTGAAATCATCCGTGGCGTGAAGAAGGTGGAAGGCAAAGAGGTCTGGGACGGCGGCAAGATTCTCGACCCCGCAGAGGGCAAGGAATACAACGCCCGCCTCACCCCCATCGAAGGTGGCAAGAAGCTGGAGATGCGCGGTTCTATCGCCTTCTTCGGCCGCACGCAGACCTGGACCCGCATCCAGTAA
- a CDS encoding acyl-CoA dehydrogenase C-terminal domain-containing protein: MPTYTPPLRDMQFVMHEVLNVAQDLQQIPKHAEMDVETINAVLEEGGKFAAEVAFPLNISGDTEGCTIDQTTHAVTTPKGFKEAYRQYIDGGWAALACDPEYGGQGLPYVVNGMFYEMLNSANQAWTMYPGLTHGAYAALETHGTPEQKATYLPKMTSGEWTGTMCLTEPHCGTDLGLMRTKAEPQADGTYKITGNKIFISAGEHDMTDNIIHLVLARLPDAPPGIKGISLFIVPKFHVNADGSLGERNGIYCGGLEHKMGIHGNATCQMVLEDAVGTMVGQANKGMQGMFVMMNAARLGVGNQSLGLTEVAFQNALAYAKDRIQMRSLSGTKAKDKPADPIIVHPDVRKMLMTARAYADGGRALQVYCSMLLEKEHNHPDEKVRKDAGEMLALLTPIAKAFLTDNGHIATNACMQVFGGHGFIKEWGMEQFVRDNRINMIYEGTNTIQSLDLLGRKVLGNNGATLKKFGKLVGALVAEEGVNEKMAEFITPIAILGEQMTKFTTEVGFKGFQNPDEVGAAAVDYLRVAGHLVFGYFFARMAQVALREIAAGSTDPFYTAKLQTARFYFAKLFPETATLMRTARTGSKVLMDTNAALA, from the coding sequence ATGCCTACTTACACCCCCCCCCTGCGCGACATGCAATTTGTGATGCACGAAGTGCTGAACGTGGCGCAAGACCTGCAGCAAATCCCCAAGCACGCTGAGATGGATGTGGAAACCATCAACGCCGTGTTGGAAGAGGGCGGCAAGTTCGCTGCCGAAGTGGCGTTCCCCCTGAACATCAGCGGTGACACCGAAGGTTGCACCATCGACCAGACCACTCACGCGGTCACCACCCCCAAGGGCTTCAAGGAAGCCTATCGCCAGTACATCGACGGCGGCTGGGCTGCACTTGCCTGCGACCCCGAGTACGGGGGGCAAGGCTTGCCCTACGTGGTGAACGGCATGTTCTACGAAATGCTCAACAGCGCCAACCAGGCCTGGACCATGTACCCCGGCCTGACCCACGGTGCCTATGCCGCGCTGGAAACACACGGCACCCCTGAGCAAAAAGCCACCTACCTGCCCAAGATGACCAGCGGCGAGTGGACCGGCACCATGTGCCTGACCGAACCCCATTGCGGTACCGACCTGGGCCTGATGCGCACCAAGGCCGAGCCCCAGGCCGACGGCACCTACAAAATCACCGGCAACAAGATTTTCATCAGCGCCGGCGAGCACGACATGACCGACAACATCATTCACCTGGTGTTGGCCCGCTTGCCCGATGCGCCTCCCGGCATCAAAGGCATCAGCCTGTTCATCGTGCCCAAGTTCCATGTGAATGCAGACGGCTCCTTGGGTGAGCGCAACGGCATTTACTGTGGCGGCCTGGAGCACAAAATGGGCATTCATGGCAACGCTACCTGCCAGATGGTGCTGGAAGACGCCGTGGGCACCATGGTGGGCCAGGCCAACAAGGGCATGCAAGGCATGTTCGTGATGATGAATGCCGCTCGCCTGGGCGTAGGCAACCAGTCTCTGGGCCTCACCGAAGTTGCATTCCAGAACGCATTGGCCTACGCCAAAGACCGCATCCAGATGCGCAGCCTCTCCGGCACCAAGGCCAAAGACAAGCCCGCGGACCCCATCATCGTGCACCCCGATGTACGCAAGATGCTGATGACTGCCCGTGCCTACGCCGACGGCGGACGCGCCTTGCAGGTCTACTGCTCGATGTTGCTGGAAAAAGAGCACAACCACCCGGATGAAAAGGTGCGCAAAGACGCTGGCGAAATGCTGGCCTTGCTGACCCCGATTGCCAAAGCCTTCTTGACCGACAACGGCCACATTGCCACCAACGCTTGCATGCAGGTCTTCGGCGGCCACGGTTTCATCAAGGAATGGGGAATGGAGCAGTTCGTGCGCGACAACCGCATCAACATGATCTATGAAGGCACCAACACCATCCAGTCTCTGGATTTGTTGGGCCGCAAGGTCTTGGGCAACAACGGCGCCACGCTCAAGAAGTTCGGCAAACTGGTCGGCGCGCTGGTGGCCGAAGAAGGCGTGAACGAAAAGATGGCCGAATTCATCACCCCGATCGCCATCCTGGGCGAACAGATGACCAAGTTCACCACCGAAGTCGGCTTCAAGGGTTTCCAGAACCCTGACGAAGTGGGCGCCGCTGCCGTGGACTACCTGCGTGTGGCAGGTCACTTGGTGTTCGGCTACTTCTTTGCCCGTATGGCCCAAGTGGCCCTGCGTGAAATTGCGGCCGGTAGCACCGATCCGTTCTACACCGCCAAGCTGCAGACCGCTCGCTTCTACTTTGCCAAGCTGTTCCCCGAAACCGCGACCCTGATGCGCACTGCCCGCACTGGCTCCAAAGTTTTGATGGACACCAACGCCGCTCTGGCTTAA
- a CDS encoding TetR/AcrR family transcriptional regulator yields the protein MQKGQQTKAAIVEAALGLATQIGLEGLSIGVLAEVTQMSKSGVFAHFGSREEMQISVVREYFSRFEQEVFYPALHADRGLPRVQALFGNWMKRVAVEIQSGCIFISGAVEFDDRPGPVRDALAFSVQTWLSALYRAVVLAKQCGHLRSDADEQQMAFEIHGLILALHYEARFLKNPGSIERANQGFSNILARYAVTPVTPN from the coding sequence ATGCAAAAAGGCCAGCAAACCAAGGCCGCTATCGTTGAGGCCGCTTTGGGCCTCGCTACGCAGATTGGCCTCGAAGGCTTGAGCATCGGGGTGCTTGCAGAAGTCACCCAAATGAGCAAGTCCGGTGTGTTTGCGCACTTTGGCTCCCGCGAAGAGATGCAAATCTCGGTGGTTCGCGAATACTTCAGCCGCTTCGAGCAAGAAGTGTTTTACCCGGCACTCCATGCTGACCGCGGGCTGCCTCGCGTCCAAGCGCTATTCGGCAACTGGATGAAGCGTGTCGCGGTAGAAATCCAATCTGGCTGCATTTTCATCAGCGGTGCCGTCGAATTCGATGACCGACCAGGCCCCGTGCGCGATGCGCTGGCCTTCTCGGTCCAAACCTGGCTCAGCGCGTTGTACCGCGCCGTCGTTTTGGCCAAGCAATGTGGTCACCTGCGCTCGGATGCCGACGAGCAACAAATGGCATTTGAGATCCACGGCTTGATCCTCGCCTTGCACTACGAGGCCCGTTTTCTCAAAAACCCCGGTTCCATTGAGCGCGCGAATCAGGGCTTTTCCAACATCCTTGCGCGATACGCCGTGACCCCGGTCACCCCGAATTAA
- the slmA gene encoding nucleoid occlusion factor SlmA — MTDTSAETSSADAPTRKRPKPGERRIQILQMLASMLEQPGGERITTAALAARLEVSEAALYRHFASKAQMFEGLIDFIEQTVFSLINQIIEKEAADPSPDVGVRQSHRILSMLVQFAEKNPGMARVMVGDALVLEHERLQQRMNALFDKVEATVKQCLRDGRLAAPAQVGAVDAQIQASTAVAFVAGRLQRFARSGFKRLPSEHLDSALGLMLG, encoded by the coding sequence ATGACCGATACCTCTGCTGAGACTTCATCTGCCGACGCGCCAACGCGCAAGCGGCCCAAACCCGGAGAGCGCCGGATTCAGATTCTCCAAATGTTGGCCAGCATGCTGGAGCAACCCGGTGGCGAACGCATTACGACCGCAGCATTGGCCGCACGGCTGGAGGTCAGCGAGGCCGCTCTTTACCGGCATTTCGCCAGCAAGGCGCAAATGTTTGAGGGCTTGATTGACTTCATCGAGCAGACTGTTTTTTCGCTGATCAACCAGATCATTGAAAAAGAGGCCGCCGACCCCTCCCCTGATGTCGGCGTGCGGCAGTCGCATCGCATCCTCAGCATGTTGGTGCAGTTTGCCGAAAAGAACCCCGGAATGGCCCGTGTGATGGTGGGCGATGCACTGGTGCTGGAGCACGAGCGCTTGCAGCAGCGCATGAACGCGCTGTTTGACAAAGTGGAGGCCACGGTCAAGCAATGCCTGCGGGATGGCCGCTTGGCGGCACCGGCGCAGGTGGGTGCGGTTGATGCGCAAATTCAAGCTTCCACGGCGGTCGCTTTTGTGGCGGGCCGCTTGCAGCGCTTTGCCCGATCCGGGTTCAAGCGCTTGCCGTCGGAGCACCTCGACAGCGCATTGGGTTTGATGCTGGGGTAA
- a CDS encoding sensor histidine kinase encodes MSKGLQRRLLLLLLLPLFLLAMLNAWFDYRSADSAALQQDRQLVRMVPLLADSVVAKGDLSSPALVLLTAPPVDEFLNSRPGMSAMAVVGMDGVVRAGADWLYGMPPSTKEPAFSSQEFGGVTYRIVSQRVQTVAGELVVRLADGSDPRQQWLRLLALKVLLPNLILAFAGFFAVRWAVGTALRPLLTLREALERRSPRDLSALDPDASPDEVRPLVESLNRLFGLVNAQAESQARFVADAAHQLRTPLAGLQAQVEAWAQVVDPHGSKGKAALAPEKYAPNAITLGADQVLRLRHAARRTSQLANQLLALSRADSRSANIQPLQRVDLLQLCETLLESQLDAAMAKQIDLGLDVSPVHVSGQEWLLRELMTNLVDNAIKYTQEGGRVTIRCGQQGQAFLEVEDDGPGVPSGERYRVLERFYRVAGTAVEGNGLGLAIASEIAHVHRSQLELQAGAGGKGLRVTLRFPLA; translated from the coding sequence ATGTCCAAGGGTTTGCAGCGGCGTTTGCTGTTGCTGTTGCTGCTCCCCTTGTTTTTGTTGGCCATGCTGAACGCGTGGTTTGACTATCGCTCTGCCGACAGTGCCGCCTTGCAGCAAGACCGGCAATTGGTCCGCATGGTCCCTTTGCTGGCGGATTCGGTGGTTGCCAAGGGCGATCTGTCGTCACCGGCCTTGGTGCTGCTCACGGCACCGCCCGTTGACGAGTTTTTGAACAGCCGCCCTGGCATGTCGGCCATGGCCGTTGTGGGCATGGATGGCGTTGTGCGCGCTGGGGCCGACTGGCTCTACGGTATGCCGCCCAGCACCAAAGAGCCTGCTTTTTCGAGCCAGGAGTTTGGGGGGGTCACCTACCGCATCGTCAGCCAGAGGGTGCAAACCGTGGCGGGTGAGCTCGTGGTGCGGCTTGCCGACGGTTCCGACCCCCGCCAGCAATGGCTGCGTTTGCTGGCATTGAAGGTCTTGTTGCCGAACCTGATTTTGGCTTTCGCCGGATTTTTTGCGGTGCGTTGGGCGGTGGGCACCGCTTTGCGCCCCCTGTTGACCCTGCGCGAGGCCTTGGAGCGTCGCTCCCCGAGGGATCTGTCCGCCCTTGACCCGGATGCGTCGCCAGACGAGGTGAGGCCCTTGGTGGAGTCGCTGAACCGCTTGTTCGGCCTAGTGAATGCGCAGGCAGAGAGCCAGGCCCGGTTTGTTGCGGATGCCGCGCACCAATTGCGCACCCCACTTGCCGGTCTGCAAGCACAGGTAGAGGCATGGGCGCAGGTGGTGGATCCGCATGGAAGTAAGGGAAAAGCGGCATTAGCCCCCGAAAAATATGCGCCTAACGCTATCACTTTAGGAGCGGATCAAGTCTTGCGGCTTCGCCATGCGGCGCGGCGCACTTCGCAGCTTGCCAATCAATTGCTGGCCTTGTCGCGGGCGGATTCGCGCAGCGCCAACATTCAGCCACTGCAACGCGTCGACCTCTTGCAGCTGTGTGAAACGCTGCTCGAATCCCAGCTGGATGCGGCCATGGCCAAGCAAATAGACCTCGGGCTGGATGTCAGCCCGGTTCACGTGAGTGGCCAGGAGTGGTTGCTGCGTGAGCTGATGACCAATTTGGTAGACAACGCGATCAAATACACGCAAGAGGGCGGCCGGGTCACGATCCGGTGCGGGCAACAAGGCCAGGCATTTCTGGAGGTCGAAGACGATGGTCCCGGTGTGCCCTCCGGCGAGCGCTACCGGGTGCTGGAGCGCTTTTACCGGGTAGCGGGCACCGCCGTCGAAGGCAATGGCCTGGGCCTGGCCATTGCCAGCGAAATTGCCCATGTCCATCGCAGCCAGCTGGAGTTGCAGGCAGGTGCTGGAGGCAAGGGGTTGCGGGTGACACTCCGCTTTCCCCTCGCTTGA
- a CDS encoding response regulator: MRLLLVEDDVMVASGIKLGLSDAGYAVDWVGSAERALEVTSTESFDVAVVDIGLPNMDGLSLTQAMRKSGQTMPVLILTARDALQDRVQGLDMGADDYMVKPFELPELLARLRALLRRSQAATSSVLSFGPLELDTAQRVACIRVDGAAATALELGPREWTVMEYLLLQAPKPANKDKLLQALTGWDKEITPNAVEVYISRLRGKLEPHGVALRSIRGFGYRLELAAA, from the coding sequence ATGCGTCTGTTACTTGTAGAAGATGACGTGATGGTTGCCAGCGGCATCAAACTCGGCCTTTCTGACGCCGGTTATGCCGTCGACTGGGTGGGCAGTGCAGAGCGCGCGCTGGAGGTCACCAGCACAGAGTCGTTTGATGTGGCGGTTGTAGACATCGGCCTGCCGAACATGGATGGCCTCTCGCTTACCCAAGCGATGCGCAAGTCAGGCCAGACCATGCCGGTATTGATCCTCACCGCGCGTGATGCGCTGCAGGATCGGGTCCAGGGGCTGGACATGGGCGCGGATGACTACATGGTCAAGCCTTTTGAACTGCCTGAGTTGTTGGCGCGCTTGCGGGCTTTGCTGCGGCGGTCCCAGGCGGCCACGTCCTCGGTGCTGAGCTTTGGCCCGCTGGAGCTGGATACCGCGCAGCGCGTTGCTTGCATCCGGGTAGACGGTGCGGCGGCTACTGCGCTTGAGCTCGGTCCGCGGGAGTGGACCGTCATGGAGTACTTGCTGTTGCAGGCTCCCAAGCCCGCGAACAAAGACAAGCTGCTGCAGGCACTGACAGGCTGGGACAAAGAAATCACCCCCAACGCGGTAGAGGTCTACATCTCCCGGCTCAGAGGGAAGTTAGAGCCGCATGGCGTCGCGTTGCGCTCGATTCGCGGTTTCGGATACCGGCTAGAACTAGCCGCAGCCTGA
- the argB gene encoding acetylglutamate kinase, with protein sequence MTDASSPAAATIAPFDQAQILARALPYIRKFHGKTMVIKYGGNAMTDPALQKAFAEDVVLLKLVGINPVVVHGGGPQIEGLLKRLGKKGEFIQGMRVTDPETMEVVEWVLGGEVQQDIVGLINQAGGKAVGLTGRDGAMIRAQKLKMLDNTDPTKEHDVGQVGDIVSVDPGVVKALQDDAFIPVVSPIGFGENNESYNINADVVAAKLATVLQAEKLMMLTNISGVLDKQGALMTDLTAQRIDELFADGTISGGMLPKIAGALDAAKSGVNSVHIIDGRVPHVLLLEILTDQAFGTMIRSH encoded by the coding sequence ATGACCGACGCTTCTTCCCCCGCCGCCGCGACCATCGCCCCTTTTGATCAGGCCCAGATTTTGGCGCGGGCCTTGCCCTATATCCGCAAGTTCCATGGCAAGACCATGGTCATCAAATATGGCGGCAACGCCATGACTGATCCCGCGCTGCAAAAAGCTTTTGCGGAAGACGTGGTGTTGCTCAAGCTGGTCGGTATCAACCCGGTCGTGGTGCATGGTGGCGGGCCTCAAATTGAAGGGCTGCTCAAACGCCTCGGTAAAAAAGGGGAGTTCATCCAAGGGATGCGGGTCACAGATCCCGAAACCATGGAAGTGGTCGAATGGGTGCTCGGCGGCGAGGTCCAGCAAGATATCGTCGGTTTGATCAATCAGGCCGGTGGCAAGGCGGTCGGTTTGACCGGGCGCGATGGCGCCATGATCCGCGCCCAGAAGCTCAAGATGCTTGACAACACAGACCCCACCAAAGAACACGACGTGGGTCAGGTCGGAGATATTGTCAGTGTCGACCCCGGTGTGGTGAAAGCTTTGCAGGACGACGCATTCATCCCGGTGGTCAGCCCGATTGGTTTTGGTGAGAACAACGAGAGCTACAACATCAACGCCGATGTGGTGGCTGCCAAGCTGGCCACGGTGCTCCAGGCCGAAAAGCTGATGATGTTGACCAACATCAGCGGCGTGCTGGACAAGCAGGGCGCCTTGATGACAGACCTGACCGCCCAGCGTATTGATGAGTTGTTCGCCGATGGCACCATCAGCGGCGGCATGTTGCCCAAAATCGCCGGTGCGCTGGATGCGGCCAAAAGCGGTGTCAACTCCGTCCACATCATCGATGGACGGGTGCCCCATGTGCTGCTGCTCGAAATCCTGACGGATCAAGCCTTCGGCACCATGATCCGCTCCCATTGA
- a CDS encoding H-NS histone family protein, producing the protein MSNLIDIQSQIEKLQKQANEIKAKEFHSTVQEILVKMQAFGITVKDLQTTKPSKGPKQKSKEAAPKAAKKDKKAGVSVAAKYRGPNGETWSGRGLTPKWLSALIAQGQPKESFAIAPQDGATTSSAS; encoded by the coding sequence TTGTCTAATCTCATCGATATTCAGTCGCAAATCGAAAAGCTGCAAAAACAGGCAAATGAAATTAAAGCCAAAGAATTTCACAGCACGGTGCAAGAGATTCTGGTGAAAATGCAGGCTTTTGGTATCACGGTCAAAGACCTGCAAACTACCAAGCCGTCCAAGGGCCCCAAACAAAAGTCGAAAGAAGCCGCGCCCAAAGCTGCTAAAAAAGACAAAAAAGCGGGTGTAAGCGTTGCTGCCAAATATCGCGGCCCTAACGGGGAAACATGGTCTGGGCGTGGCCTGACTCCCAAGTGGCTGTCGGCTTTGATTGCCCAGGGTCAGCCTAAAGAGAGCTTTGCGATCGCTCCTCAAGACGGCGCTACCACCAGCAGCGCTTCGTAA
- a CDS encoding SDR family oxidoreductase yields MRYFVTGATGFIGKRLVKKLLQRKGATVHFLIRQESEEKVAGLREYWGLTDTKSQGRAVPVFGDLKGKKLGVSAETVKTLKGQVDHFYHLAAVYDLEADEESQIAVNVDGTRNTVEFAKAIDAGHFHHVSSIAAAGLYEGVFREDMFEEAENYDHPYFMTKHESEKIVRKECKVPWSVYRPAMVVGDSTTGEMDKIDGPYYFFKLIQRMRQLLPPWMPSIGLEGGRVNIVPVDFVVDALNAISHKQGIAKQCYHLVDPVGYRVGDVLDIFSKAAHAPKMNIFVNAALLGFIPRSVTKSLMALAPVRRVRSAIMKDLSLPEDMMTFINYPTRFDCRGALAMLKGTGVECPNLKDYAWKLWDYWERHLDPDLHIDRTLRGTVGGKVVLITGGSSGIGLAAAHKFAEAGATTIICGRDVDKLEEACKEAKAKGYSFVAYPADIADMADCDRFVALVIENHGGVDFLINNAGRSIRRAIESSYDRFHDYERTMQLNYFGCLRVTMGLLPGMVAKRKGHVVNISSIGVLTNAPRFSAYVASKAALDAWTRCASSEFADQGISFTTINMPLVRTPMIAPTGIYNNVPTLSPEQAADMVADACISKPVRIATRLGITGQVMHALVPRIAQIAMNTSFRMFPDSSAAKGAKPGEKSKLSPEAIAMQQMMRGIHF; encoded by the coding sequence ATGCGGTATTTCGTCACGGGAGCTACAGGATTCATTGGTAAACGTCTGGTCAAGAAGTTATTGCAGCGCAAAGGCGCTACGGTGCATTTCCTGATCCGGCAAGAAAGTGAAGAAAAGGTAGCGGGGTTGCGGGAGTATTGGGGGCTGACGGACACCAAGTCTCAAGGGCGGGCCGTTCCTGTTTTTGGCGATCTCAAAGGGAAAAAACTCGGAGTATCTGCAGAGACCGTCAAAACCCTGAAAGGGCAGGTGGATCACTTCTACCATTTGGCTGCGGTTTATGACTTGGAGGCTGATGAGGAGTCTCAGATCGCGGTGAATGTAGACGGCACGCGAAACACGGTGGAGTTCGCCAAAGCCATTGATGCGGGCCATTTCCATCATGTGTCTTCTATTGCTGCCGCGGGTCTGTATGAAGGCGTATTCCGCGAGGATATGTTTGAAGAGGCGGAAAACTACGACCATCCCTACTTCATGACCAAGCACGAGAGTGAAAAAATCGTGCGCAAAGAATGCAAGGTGCCGTGGTCGGTGTACCGCCCCGCCATGGTGGTCGGCGACAGCACCACCGGCGAGATGGACAAGATCGATGGGCCGTATTACTTCTTCAAGCTGATTCAGCGCATGCGCCAGTTGCTCCCGCCATGGATGCCATCCATTGGCCTGGAAGGGGGGCGGGTCAACATTGTTCCGGTCGATTTTGTGGTCGATGCGCTGAACGCGATCAGCCACAAGCAAGGGATCGCCAAGCAGTGTTACCACTTGGTAGACCCCGTGGGCTACCGTGTCGGTGATGTCCTGGATATTTTCAGCAAGGCCGCACATGCGCCGAAGATGAACATATTCGTGAACGCTGCCTTGCTGGGGTTTATTCCGCGTAGCGTGACCAAGAGCCTGATGGCGTTGGCACCGGTACGGCGGGTGCGCAGTGCCATCATGAAGGACCTGAGCCTGCCCGAAGACATGATGACGTTCATCAACTACCCGACCCGCTTTGATTGCCGGGGGGCGTTGGCAATGCTCAAGGGCACAGGCGTCGAGTGCCCGAATCTCAAGGACTACGCGTGGAAGCTGTGGGACTACTGGGAGCGCCACCTCGACCCCGATTTGCACATTGACCGTACCTTGCGAGGCACTGTGGGAGGCAAGGTCGTGTTGATCACCGGAGGGTCATCCGGTATCGGACTGGCTGCCGCGCACAAGTTTGCGGAGGCCGGTGCCACCACCATCATCTGCGGTCGCGACGTGGACAAATTGGAAGAGGCCTGCAAAGAAGCCAAGGCCAAGGGATATAGCTTTGTGGCGTACCCCGCAGATATTGCCGATATGGCCGATTGCGACCGTTTTGTGGCCCTGGTGATTGAAAACCATGGAGGCGTGGACTTTTTGATCAATAACGCGGGTCGCTCCATCCGCCGCGCCATCGAGTCGAGTTATGACCGTTTCCACGACTACGAGCGCACCATGCAATTGAATTATTTTGGTTGCTTGCGGGTCACCATGGGGCTATTGCCGGGTATGGTGGCCAAGAGAAAAGGGCATGTGGTCAATATCAGCTCCATTGGCGTGCTGACCAATGCCCCGCGATTCAGCGCCTATGTGGCCTCCAAGGCCGCGCTGGATGCTTGGACACGTTGCGCATCCAGCGAGTTTGCGGATCAAGGTATCAGTTTCACCACCATCAATATGCCTTTGGTGCGCACACCGATGATTGCCCCCACCGGTATTTACAACAATGTGCCCACCCTCTCTCCCGAGCAAGCGGCCGATATGGTGGCCGACGCATGCATCAGTAAACCGGTGCGGATTGCCACTCGGCTTGGTATTACGGGGCAGGTGATGCATGCGTTGGTACCTCGTATTGCCCAGATCGCCATGAATACCAGCTTCAGAATGTTTCCGGACTCTTCTGCAGCAAAAGGGGCCAAACCCGGGGAAAAATCGAAGCTATCTCCCGAAGCCATTGCCATGCAGCAAATGATGCGGGGTATTCATTTCTAA
- a CDS encoding phasin family protein yields MVKKIQKNKPAPAAGSPLSASVKDSAQQIWQAGLGAFTRAQAEGSKAFEALVKEGVSIQRKTQAAAEDKINEATAKMSTMATDISSKATGQWDKLENIFEERVAKALHKLGVPSAKEVTSLIERIDALNHAVQQLSAQSKSSTGKAASSSPATPLKKKAAAKKVAPSAATSKPAPAKKARAPRAAAKKASATPAATKASE; encoded by the coding sequence ATGGTCAAGAAAATTCAGAAAAACAAACCCGCCCCTGCCGCCGGCAGCCCCTTGTCGGCATCCGTCAAGGACTCTGCACAACAGATCTGGCAAGCGGGCCTCGGGGCATTCACCCGCGCCCAAGCAGAGGGAAGCAAAGCATTCGAAGCCCTGGTGAAAGAAGGCGTCAGTATTCAGCGCAAAACCCAAGCTGCGGCAGAAGACAAAATCAATGAAGCCACTGCAAAAATGTCCACCATGGCCACCGATATCAGCAGCAAGGCAACCGGACAGTGGGACAAGCTGGAAAACATTTTTGAAGAGCGCGTGGCGAAAGCGCTCCACAAACTCGGCGTCCCGTCTGCCAAAGAAGTGACATCGCTTATCGAGCGCATTGATGCACTGAACCATGCGGTTCAACAGCTGTCCGCGCAATCCAAGTCATCCACAGGCAAAGCTGCAAGCAGCTCACCGGCAACACCACTGAAGAAAAAGGCGGCTGCCAAAAAAGTGGCGCCTTCCGCGGCAACCAGCAAGCCGGCTCCCGCCAAGAAAGCACGCGCTCCACGCGCAGCTGCCAAAAAAGCGTCCGCCACTCCGGCCGCTACCAAGGCCAGCGAATAA
- a CDS encoding patatin-like phospholipase family protein, translating into MKAPQRTRPRIAMALAGGGPLGAIYEIGALCALEEGLGGIDLNQLDHYVGVSAGGFIAAALANGMTPRQLCASFIENDPRSGDYFDPSWLMEPAYGEFLRRGLLVPGLMGAIGWDMLRGRASLVQAIERMAPALPTGVFSNRQIDTQLARLFSKPGRTNDFRQLTCKLTLVATQLDSAQAVAFGSSGWDHVPISKAVQASSALPGLFPPVVIDDQYYVDGAMKKTMHASVALEQGADLLLCLNPLVPFDASSPQAHGPDAAGASRGSRPIPRMVDGGLPSVMSQTFRSMIHSRMELGMKHYAHAYPHTDIVLLEPDHRDPELYLANTFSYAQRRQLAEHAYQQTRALLRAQRSRLSEQLLRHGITLNLPILNDNTRQLIAPSPPASRWGQALGTLEGVMEDLSQVVHHKTMLRH; encoded by the coding sequence ATGAAGGCACCACAACGCACCCGCCCCAGAATCGCCATGGCCCTGGCCGGCGGCGGTCCGCTAGGCGCCATCTATGAAATAGGTGCGCTGTGCGCCCTGGAAGAGGGCCTGGGGGGCATCGACCTCAACCAACTGGATCACTATGTCGGGGTCTCTGCGGGGGGATTTATTGCTGCGGCGCTGGCCAACGGAATGACTCCGCGGCAGCTTTGTGCCTCTTTTATTGAAAATGACCCGCGCTCGGGTGATTACTTCGATCCCTCGTGGCTGATGGAACCCGCCTATGGCGAGTTTTTGCGCCGCGGCCTCCTGGTACCGGGGCTGATGGGTGCCATCGGCTGGGACATGCTCCGCGGTCGCGCCTCTTTGGTACAGGCGATTGAGCGCATGGCACCCGCGCTGCCGACCGGTGTTTTCTCCAATCGACAGATCGATACACAACTCGCGCGTTTGTTCAGCAAACCGGGAAGAACGAATGACTTCCGCCAACTCACCTGCAAACTCACACTGGTAGCCACGCAACTCGATAGTGCACAGGCCGTCGCATTCGGCAGCAGCGGCTGGGACCATGTACCGATCTCCAAAGCAGTTCAGGCAAGCTCTGCGCTGCCTGGCTTGTTTCCGCCCGTCGTCATTGACGATCAGTACTACGTCGACGGCGCGATGAAAAAGACCATGCACGCCTCGGTGGCCTTGGAGCAGGGTGCGGATTTGCTCTTGTGTCTCAACCCTTTAGTGCCCTTCGATGCGAGTTCGCCACAAGCCCATGGGCCAGACGCGGCAGGCGCTTCCAGGGGAAGCCGCCCCATTCCCCGCATGGTGGACGGGGGCCTGCCCTCCGTGATGAGTCAGACCTTTCGCTCGATGATCCACTCCCGCATGGAGTTGGGCATGAAGCACTATGCCCACGCCTACCCGCACACCGATATCGTCCTGCTGGAGCCGGACCACCGCGACCCGGAGCTGTACCTCGCCAACACATTCAGCTACGCACAACGCCGGCAGCTGGCCGAGCACGCGTATCAACAGACGCGCGCCCTGCTACGCGCCCAACGCTCTCGCCTGTCGGAACAACTACTCCGCCATGGCATCACTTTGAATTTACCGATACTCAACGACAACACACGCCAACTGATCGCACCGAGCCCACCAGCGTCACGCTGGGGCCAAGCTTTGGGTACATTGGAGGGCGTTATGGAAGATCTATCGCAAGTGGTTCACCACAAGACTATGTTGAGGCACTGA